In a genomic window of Melitaea cinxia chromosome 25, ilMelCinx1.1, whole genome shotgun sequence:
- the LOC123666249 gene encoding E3 ubiquitin-protein ligase Rnf220, translating to MLPVVMYNMEGSSNAVPNSNFGLLFDDNIILNSVRSRKKVSELPNCPVCSCTIRQGELESHLGLEVDRLNKLSCGGSKRKLSANSPGSSNPMPGSSSSADQGDVDVSGCLGSDVYQEYNIYVVRVHSNRLKRLRARRRSSPPPQQGECPVCNASLPVSRLHRHALRCLKRTGAEMDEDIPDTSSEEGSIDVENDEPAGFGAEYQWCGEWRVRAAALQRSDARPATAVRRASSDRALVVDGDEDTELYGPPQYSPSRIAPDAVIPAADDETNGQPTDNSIDVPVLKPNGIVEASAETRIQALKEKIKELEKKQNSSLEAKCLICLGPYVSPAVSIQCWHVYCEVCWLQSLRAKKICPQCNAITTADHLRRIYM from the exons ATGCTACCCGTAGTTATGTATAACATGGAAGGAAGTTCGAATGCGGTTCCAAATTCGAATTTCGGTTTGCTTTTTGacgataatataattttaaatagtgttAGGAGTAGGAAGAAAGTATCTGAACTGCCTAATTGTCCTGTGTGTAGCTGTACTATACGTCAAGGCGAATTAGAGAGTCACTTAGGTTTGGAAGTGGATAGACTAAATAAACTTTCTTGTGGTGGTTCTAAGCGTAAATTGAGCGCTAATAGCCCGGGCAGCTCTAATCCGATGCCTGGATCTAGTTCTAGTGCGGATCAAGGCGATGTGGACGTGAGTGGCTGTTTGGGTAGCGATGTTTATCAGG AATATAATATCTATGTTGTT AGGGTACACTCAAATCGTCTAAAGAGACTCCGAGCGCGACGCCGTTCGAGTCCTCCTCCGCAGCAGGGCGAGTGTCCTGTCTGCAATGCTTCACTGCCAGTGTCCAGACTTCATAGGCATGCGTTACGTTGCCTTAAACGAACGGGCGCTGAGATGGACGAGGATATACCGGACACCAGTTCTGAAGAAGGCAGTATTGATGTTGAG AACGACGAGCCGGCGGGCTTCGGCGCCGAGTACCAGTGGTGCGGCGAGTGGCGCGTGCGCGCGGCGGCGCTGCAGCGCTCCGACGCGCGCCCCGCCACCGCCGTGCGCCGCGCCTCCAGCGACCGAGCGCTG GTGGTAGACGGCGACGAGGACACCGAGCTGTACGGACCGCCGCAATACTCGCCATCGAGGATAGCGCCTGAT GCTGTAATACCGGCTGCGGATGATGAGACGAACGGACAACCTACTGATAATAGTATAGATGTACCAGTGTTGAAACCAAATGGAATAGTAGAAGCAAGTGCTGAG aCTAGAATACAAGCGCTAAAGGAGAAAATTAAAGAACTAGAAAAGAAGCAGAATTCCTCTTTAGAA gcAAAATGTCTCATATGCCTAGGGCCATATGTATCCCCAGCTGTCTCGATCCAGTGTTGGCATGTATACTGTGAG GTGTGCTGGTTACAATCACTGCGTGCTAAGAAAATATGTCCGCAGTGCAACGCTATCACCACCGCAGACCATCTGAGAAGAATATACATGTGA
- the LOC123666010 gene encoding dynein axonemal light chain 1-like, which yields MTGTLTTHNKLTSVIMATKATTIKEAIKRWEEKTGQNASQATEVCLTFQWPPIEKMDNTLSCLVNCEKLSLSTNMIEKVTGLNSLKKLRILSLGRNYIKSFSGMESLGDTLEELWISYNLVEKLKGINVLRNLKVLYMSNNLVKEWSEFNKLQELPNLEDLLFVGNTLYDGCELEVWRSEAARRLPALKKLDGETVLREDEPPLTVADLEPDGGDAVETLVSAETND from the exons ATGACCGGAACATTGACAACA CATAATAAGTTGACTTCAGTTATAATGGCTACAAAAGCCACAACAATCAAAGAGGCAATCAAGCGATGGGAAGAAAAAACTGGCCAAAATGCGAGTCAGGCCACTGAAGTTTGTTTAACTTTTCAGTGGCCACCTATCGAAAAGATGGACAACACTCTGTCATGCCTTGTGAATTGcga GAAACTAAGTTTATCAACGAATATGATTGAGAAAGTAACGGGATTGAATAGTTTAAAGAAATTGAGGATTTTATCGCTCGGTAGGAATTATATCAAATCGTTCTCGGGAATG GAATCACTCGGAGACACGCTGGAGGAATTATGGATTTCATACAATTTAGTTGAAAAATTGAAGGGGATCAACGTGTTGAGAAATTTGAAAGTTTTATACATGAGCAACAATTTAGTTAAAGAATGGAGCGAATTCAATAAATTACAG GAATTGCCGAACCTCGAAGACCTGCTCTTCGTCGGTAATACCCTTTACGATGGATGTGAACTAGAGGTATGGAGGTCGGAAGCGGCGAGACGGTTACCAGCACTCAAAAAGCTCGATGGAGAAACTGTATTGAGAGAAGATGAACCGCCCCTAACGGTTGCTGATTTGGAG CCCGATGGAGGAGATGCAGTTGAAACTCTTGTAAGTGCAGAAACAAATGATTag